From a single Entelurus aequoreus isolate RoL-2023_Sb linkage group LG12, RoL_Eaeq_v1.1, whole genome shotgun sequence genomic region:
- the tmtc1 gene encoding protein O-mannosyl-transferase TMTC1 isoform X1: protein MTTPGREKITTQHPPNTSRPQTVWAVSRYVALAALCILCYSNSLHGELVHDDVWAIVNNPDVLPSSCVKNIFSNDFWGKKMSDNSSHKSYRPLCILTFKLNILLGGMTPLYFHIVNVCLHCAVTCLLMHTCEQCAFKESHLAFITSVLFAVHPVHTEAVSGIVGRADVLACLLFLMTFLYYKRSVDVTASEDSVPSTVSAGSLLTSLLLGTCAMLVKETGITVFGVCIFYDAIVLCDKPFFGHLSGSTFKQLFHKWTPFIKRACVVSSYVVAVISVRLWLMGSSMPFFSEQDNPASVAPHLLTRILTYSYLLYFNTWLLLAPIVLCYDWQVGSIPLVESLCDIRNVASVLLAVVMFALCLNCIRSLQRQKSKEVLVGILFLVFPFIPATNLFFRVGFVVAERVLYMPSMGYCILVVHGLSRLSSLVGRSGTAFVSASMLLLLLLFSWKTFQQNQVWLSREALFSSGIRTLPHNAKVHYNYANFLKDNSQYQEAIYHYTIALRLYPRHASAMNNLGTLTHTPEEAERYYRKALDTNPQHNRALFNLGNLLKSQGKEKEAETLLKDSISFGPHFADAYSSLASLYADQKRFAEANEMYLKGTENCPDSSDLHNNYGVFLVDTGKEELAVAHYQQAIQLKPVHYVAMVNLGRLLRSSNKNKEAESWYKRALEVSTKVEILAPLGALYYNTGRYDEALRVYREAIRLQPENTDIWLALAQVLATAGHTKEAEKMTRNIISREDSCIECYRLLSSMYSKHGNHTEALEALNKALQQNPDDVTVRAELHFSKGNQLREMNQLDLAFESYQLAVELKPDQSQAWMNMGGIQHIKGDYAAARMYYQKALSLNPGSKLLKENLEKLERLEKRLTGVS from the exons ATGACTACTCCGGGTCGAGAGAAAATAACCACACAACATCCACCGAACACCAGCCGACCACAGACTGTCTGGGCTGTGAGTCGGTATGTGGCTTTAGCCGCACTGTGCATCTTATGCTACAGCAACTCTCTCCATGGGGAGTTAGTGCACGACGATGTTTGGGCTATCGTCAACAACCCGGACGTCCTGCCGAGTTCATGTGTCAAAAACATCTTCAGTAACGATTTCTGGGGCAAGAAGATGTCAGACAATTCGAGCCACAAGTCCTACAGACCTCTATGCATTCTCACCTTTAA GTTGAACATCCTGCTGGGTGGGATGACGCCTCTGTACTTCCACATTGTCAACGTGTGTTTGCACTGTGCTGTAACCTGCCTCCTCATGCACACGTGTGAACAGTGTGCGTTTAAAGAATCTCACCTGGCTTTCATCACATCTGTCCTGTTTGCTGTGCACCCTGTCCACACAGAGGCT GTCTCTGGAATTGTGGGCCGGGCTGACGTCTTGGCCTGTCTGCTGTTCTTGATGACTTTCCTTTACTATAAAAG GAGTGTTGATGTGACTGCCTCTGAGGACTCTGTGCCCTCGACAGTCTCAGCGGGGTCTCTGCTCACCAGTTTACTGCTCGGTACTTGTGCCATGCTGGTGAAGGAGACGGGCATCACTGTATTTGGTGTGTGCATATTTTATGATGCCATAGTGCTGTGCGACAAGCCCTTCTTTGG TCACCTGTCTGGATCCACCTTCAAACAGCTTTTCCATAAATGGACTCCCTTTATCAAAAGAGCCTGTGTTGTTTCTAGTTAT GTGGTGGCTGTTATATCAGTCCGTCTGTGGTTAATGGGAAGTTCCATGCCTTTTTTCTCTGAACAGGACAATCCTGCCTCCGTTGCTCCTCACTTGCTAACCAG AATTCTGACATACTCTTACCTGTTGTACTTCAACACCTGGCTATTGCTGGCTCCCATTGTGCTGTGCTATGATTGGCAAGTGGGTAGCATCCCTCTTGTTGAATCGCTGTGTGACATTCGCAACGTggcctctgttctactggctgtGGTGATGTTTGCCCTCTGCCTGAACTGTATCAGGTCACTGCAG AGACAAAAGAGCAAAGAGGTGTTGGTGGGGATATTGTTTTTGGTGTTTCCTTTCATTCCTGCGACTAACCTTTTCTTCAGAGTGGGATTTGTTGTGGCCGAGAGAGTTCTTTACATGCCCAG TATGGGTTACTGTATCCTGGTGGTTCATGGCCTCAGTCGTCTTAGTTCATTGGTAGGTCGTTCGGGCACAGCTTTCGTTAGCGCCTCAATGCTGCTGCTGCTCCTGCTCTTCTCCTGGAAGACTTTTCAGCAGAACCAAGTCTGGCTCTCCCGGGAGGCTCTCTTCAG TTCTGGCATCCGCACTCTTCCTCACAATGCCAAAGTTCATTATAACTACGCTAACTTCCTGAAGGACAACAGTCAGTACCAAGAAGCCATTTACCACTACACCATTGCACTCAG GTTGTACCCCCGACATGCCAGTGCGATGAACAATCTTGGCACTCTGACACACACTCCAGAGGAAGCAGAGCGCTACTACAGGAAAGCATTGGACACCAACCCACAGCATAATCGAGCACTCTTTAATCTGGGAAACCTCCTCAA GTCACAAGGGAAGGAGAAGGAGGCAGAGACACTTCTGAAGGACTCAATTAGCTTCGGTCCACATTTTGCCGATGCTTATTCCAGTCTTGCGTCACTCTATGCTGACCAG AAGCGCTTTGCTGAAGCCAATGAAATGTATTTGAAAGGTACAGAGAATTGTCCGGACAGCTCCGATCTCCATAATAACTATGGAGTGTTTCTGGTGGATACTG GAAAAGAGGAACTGGCAGTTGCTCATTATCAACAAGCCATTCAACTCAAACCAGTTCATTATGTTGCCATGGTGAACCTTGGCCGCCTTCTCCGCTCCTCCAATAAGAACAAAGAAGCAGAGTCTTGGTATAAGAG GGCACTTGAAGTATCAACGAAAGTGGAGATCCTGGCACCACTTGGAGCACTGTACTACAACACCGGTCGCTATGATGAAGCCCTGCGGGTTTACAGAGAGGCTATTCGCTTACAGCCAGAGAACACCGACATTTGGCTGGCGCTG GCCCAGGTTTTAGCCACTGCTGGTCACACCAAAGAGGCAGAGAAAATGACCCGCAACATAATTTCCAGAGAGGACAGTTGCATCGAATGTTACCGCCTGCTGTCTTCCATGTACAGCAAGCATGGCAACCACACAGAG GCTTTGGAAGCTCTAAACAAGGCTCTACAGCAGAATCCCGATGATGTCACAGTGAGAGCAGAGTTGCATTTCTCCAAAGGAAACCAGCTACGAGAAATGAACCAGTTGGACCTAGCTTTTGAG AGCTATCAATTGGCTGTGGAACTCAAACCTGATCAGTCCCAAGCATGGATGAACATGGGAGGCATTCAGCATATTAag GGCGACTATGCAGCAGCCAGGATGTACTACCAGAAAGCCTTGAGTCTGAATCCTGGTTCAAAACTGTTGAAAGAGAATTTGGAGAAGTTGGAGCGACTGGAGAAGAGGTTGACAGGAGTGTCGTAG
- the tmtc1 gene encoding protein O-mannosyl-transferase TMTC1 isoform X2: protein MTTPGREKITTQHPPNTSRPQTVWAVSRYVALAALCILCYSNSLHGELVHDDVWAIVNNPDVLPSSCVKNIFSNDFWGKKMSDNSSHKSYRPLCILTFKLNILLGGMTPLYFHIVNVCLHCAVTCLLMHTCEQCAFKESHLAFITSVLFAVHPVHTEAVSGIVGRADVLACLLFLMTFLYYKRSVDVTASEDSVPSTVSAGSLLTSLLLGTCAMLVKETGITVFGVCIFYDAIVLCDKPFFGHLSGSTFKQLFHKWTPFIKRACVVSSYDNPASVAPHLLTRILTYSYLLYFNTWLLLAPIVLCYDWQVGSIPLVESLCDIRNVASVLLAVVMFALCLNCIRSLQRQKSKEVLVGILFLVFPFIPATNLFFRVGFVVAERVLYMPSMGYCILVVHGLSRLSSLVGRSGTAFVSASMLLLLLLFSWKTFQQNQVWLSREALFSSGIRTLPHNAKVHYNYANFLKDNSQYQEAIYHYTIALRLYPRHASAMNNLGTLTHTPEEAERYYRKALDTNPQHNRALFNLGNLLKSQGKEKEAETLLKDSISFGPHFADAYSSLASLYADQKRFAEANEMYLKGTENCPDSSDLHNNYGVFLVDTGKEELAVAHYQQAIQLKPVHYVAMVNLGRLLRSSNKNKEAESWYKRALEVSTKVEILAPLGALYYNTGRYDEALRVYREAIRLQPENTDIWLALAQVLATAGHTKEAEKMTRNIISREDSCIECYRLLSSMYSKHGNHTEALEALNKALQQNPDDVTVRAELHFSKGNQLREMNQLDLAFESYQLAVELKPDQSQAWMNMGGIQHIKGDYAAARMYYQKALSLNPGSKLLKENLEKLERLEKRLTGVS, encoded by the exons ATGACTACTCCGGGTCGAGAGAAAATAACCACACAACATCCACCGAACACCAGCCGACCACAGACTGTCTGGGCTGTGAGTCGGTATGTGGCTTTAGCCGCACTGTGCATCTTATGCTACAGCAACTCTCTCCATGGGGAGTTAGTGCACGACGATGTTTGGGCTATCGTCAACAACCCGGACGTCCTGCCGAGTTCATGTGTCAAAAACATCTTCAGTAACGATTTCTGGGGCAAGAAGATGTCAGACAATTCGAGCCACAAGTCCTACAGACCTCTATGCATTCTCACCTTTAA GTTGAACATCCTGCTGGGTGGGATGACGCCTCTGTACTTCCACATTGTCAACGTGTGTTTGCACTGTGCTGTAACCTGCCTCCTCATGCACACGTGTGAACAGTGTGCGTTTAAAGAATCTCACCTGGCTTTCATCACATCTGTCCTGTTTGCTGTGCACCCTGTCCACACAGAGGCT GTCTCTGGAATTGTGGGCCGGGCTGACGTCTTGGCCTGTCTGCTGTTCTTGATGACTTTCCTTTACTATAAAAG GAGTGTTGATGTGACTGCCTCTGAGGACTCTGTGCCCTCGACAGTCTCAGCGGGGTCTCTGCTCACCAGTTTACTGCTCGGTACTTGTGCCATGCTGGTGAAGGAGACGGGCATCACTGTATTTGGTGTGTGCATATTTTATGATGCCATAGTGCTGTGCGACAAGCCCTTCTTTGG TCACCTGTCTGGATCCACCTTCAAACAGCTTTTCCATAAATGGACTCCCTTTATCAAAAGAGCCTGTGTTGTTTCTAGTTAT GACAATCCTGCCTCCGTTGCTCCTCACTTGCTAACCAG AATTCTGACATACTCTTACCTGTTGTACTTCAACACCTGGCTATTGCTGGCTCCCATTGTGCTGTGCTATGATTGGCAAGTGGGTAGCATCCCTCTTGTTGAATCGCTGTGTGACATTCGCAACGTggcctctgttctactggctgtGGTGATGTTTGCCCTCTGCCTGAACTGTATCAGGTCACTGCAG AGACAAAAGAGCAAAGAGGTGTTGGTGGGGATATTGTTTTTGGTGTTTCCTTTCATTCCTGCGACTAACCTTTTCTTCAGAGTGGGATTTGTTGTGGCCGAGAGAGTTCTTTACATGCCCAG TATGGGTTACTGTATCCTGGTGGTTCATGGCCTCAGTCGTCTTAGTTCATTGGTAGGTCGTTCGGGCACAGCTTTCGTTAGCGCCTCAATGCTGCTGCTGCTCCTGCTCTTCTCCTGGAAGACTTTTCAGCAGAACCAAGTCTGGCTCTCCCGGGAGGCTCTCTTCAG TTCTGGCATCCGCACTCTTCCTCACAATGCCAAAGTTCATTATAACTACGCTAACTTCCTGAAGGACAACAGTCAGTACCAAGAAGCCATTTACCACTACACCATTGCACTCAG GTTGTACCCCCGACATGCCAGTGCGATGAACAATCTTGGCACTCTGACACACACTCCAGAGGAAGCAGAGCGCTACTACAGGAAAGCATTGGACACCAACCCACAGCATAATCGAGCACTCTTTAATCTGGGAAACCTCCTCAA GTCACAAGGGAAGGAGAAGGAGGCAGAGACACTTCTGAAGGACTCAATTAGCTTCGGTCCACATTTTGCCGATGCTTATTCCAGTCTTGCGTCACTCTATGCTGACCAG AAGCGCTTTGCTGAAGCCAATGAAATGTATTTGAAAGGTACAGAGAATTGTCCGGACAGCTCCGATCTCCATAATAACTATGGAGTGTTTCTGGTGGATACTG GAAAAGAGGAACTGGCAGTTGCTCATTATCAACAAGCCATTCAACTCAAACCAGTTCATTATGTTGCCATGGTGAACCTTGGCCGCCTTCTCCGCTCCTCCAATAAGAACAAAGAAGCAGAGTCTTGGTATAAGAG GGCACTTGAAGTATCAACGAAAGTGGAGATCCTGGCACCACTTGGAGCACTGTACTACAACACCGGTCGCTATGATGAAGCCCTGCGGGTTTACAGAGAGGCTATTCGCTTACAGCCAGAGAACACCGACATTTGGCTGGCGCTG GCCCAGGTTTTAGCCACTGCTGGTCACACCAAAGAGGCAGAGAAAATGACCCGCAACATAATTTCCAGAGAGGACAGTTGCATCGAATGTTACCGCCTGCTGTCTTCCATGTACAGCAAGCATGGCAACCACACAGAG GCTTTGGAAGCTCTAAACAAGGCTCTACAGCAGAATCCCGATGATGTCACAGTGAGAGCAGAGTTGCATTTCTCCAAAGGAAACCAGCTACGAGAAATGAACCAGTTGGACCTAGCTTTTGAG AGCTATCAATTGGCTGTGGAACTCAAACCTGATCAGTCCCAAGCATGGATGAACATGGGAGGCATTCAGCATATTAag GGCGACTATGCAGCAGCCAGGATGTACTACCAGAAAGCCTTGAGTCTGAATCCTGGTTCAAAACTGTTGAAAGAGAATTTGGAGAAGTTGGAGCGACTGGAGAAGAGGTTGACAGGAGTGTCGTAG